The following coding sequences lie in one Streptomyces sp. NBC_01224 genomic window:
- a CDS encoding outer membrane protein assembly factor BamB family protein, which yields MKPSTGRRPIHGRRLWGRLSVAAAGCAALMLATVASADTGAPAAGHAKPAKAPSVPVKPEWVSAGQNNHNTRHAATERTIGTKNVGKLAPKWTFTTDGDVSATPTVVGGTVYVPDWGGKLWAINADSGKKVWSRSITSYDGVEGHMSRTSPAYWKGDLFIGTGTLTTTSLKSAYVISVDAKTGDKKWMTKVDADPTTVITSSPTVDNGVIYVGTSSKASTLHDKPKFRGAVLAIDARTGKILWKTHTIPKGYTGAAVWGSQPVVDHKTGLVFVGTGNNYTSPEGVCLNPKQTDCTPPSKDNHFDSVIALDLKTGKIKWAHHTLTADTWMMYMQNQAPDFDFGSAPNLYTTKIDGKPKDLLGIGQKSGVYYALEPATGKVVWETQVGPGGALGGIQWGSATDGKRIYVGIGNGDHLPWTIKAADGTKSTVESGFFAAVDAATGEIEWQTADPQGKEGKWLDSSFITSANGVMYAGSSAPSGTNMYALNGETGKILWDHASGGSVWGGAAVVDGSVYWGSGYYISNVGEGLSGHNNKLYRFTLDGR from the coding sequence ATGAAACCCAGTACGGGACGACGGCCCATACATGGCCGAAGGCTGTGGGGGCGGCTGTCCGTCGCCGCGGCCGGCTGCGCCGCCCTCATGCTGGCCACCGTCGCGTCCGCCGACACCGGCGCCCCCGCAGCCGGCCACGCCAAGCCCGCCAAGGCCCCGAGCGTCCCCGTGAAGCCCGAGTGGGTCAGCGCGGGCCAGAACAACCACAACACCCGCCATGCCGCCACCGAGCGCACCATCGGCACGAAGAACGTGGGCAAGCTGGCGCCGAAGTGGACCTTCACCACCGACGGTGACGTCTCCGCCACCCCCACCGTCGTGGGCGGCACGGTCTACGTGCCGGACTGGGGCGGCAAGCTGTGGGCCATCAACGCCGACAGCGGCAAGAAGGTCTGGTCGCGCAGCATCACCAGTTACGACGGCGTCGAGGGGCACATGTCCCGCACCAGCCCCGCGTACTGGAAGGGCGACCTGTTCATCGGCACCGGCACGCTGACGACGACGTCGTTGAAGAGCGCGTACGTCATCTCCGTCGACGCCAAGACCGGCGACAAGAAGTGGATGACCAAGGTCGACGCCGACCCGACGACCGTCATCACCTCCTCCCCCACCGTGGACAACGGGGTCATCTACGTGGGGACGTCCTCCAAGGCGTCGACCCTGCACGACAAGCCGAAGTTCCGCGGCGCCGTCCTGGCGATCGACGCCCGCACCGGCAAGATCCTGTGGAAGACCCACACCATCCCCAAGGGCTACACCGGCGCCGCCGTGTGGGGCAGCCAGCCCGTGGTCGACCACAAGACCGGCCTGGTGTTCGTGGGCACGGGCAACAACTACACCTCGCCGGAAGGCGTCTGCCTCAACCCGAAGCAGACCGACTGCACCCCGCCGTCCAAGGACAACCACTTCGACAGCGTGATCGCCCTGGACCTGAAGACCGGCAAGATCAAGTGGGCCCATCACACACTGACGGCCGACACCTGGATGATGTACATGCAGAACCAGGCCCCGGACTTCGACTTCGGCTCCGCTCCCAACCTCTACACCACCAAGATCGACGGCAAGCCGAAGGATCTGCTCGGCATAGGCCAGAAGAGCGGCGTCTACTACGCCCTCGAACCGGCCACCGGCAAGGTCGTGTGGGAGACGCAGGTCGGCCCGGGCGGTGCGCTCGGCGGCATCCAGTGGGGCAGCGCCACCGACGGGAAGCGCATCTACGTCGGCATCGGCAACGGTGATCACCTGCCCTGGACCATCAAGGCGGCCGACGGCACCAAGTCCACGGTCGAGAGCGGGTTCTTCGCGGCGGTCGACGCCGCCACCGGCGAGATCGAGTGGCAGACCGCCGACCCGCAGGGCAAGGAGGGCAAGTGGCTTGACAGCTCCTTCATCACCAGCGCCAACGGCGTCATGTACGCGGGCTCATCGGCGCCCAGCGGTACCAACATGTACGCGCTGAACGGAGAGACCGGCAAGATCCTCTGGGACCACGCCAGCGGCGGTTCCGTCTGGGGCGGGGCGGCCGTGGTCGACGGCAGCGTCTACTGGGGCTCCGGCTACTACATCTCCAATGTGGGCGAAGGCCTGAGCGGCCACAACAACAAGCTCTACCGCTTCACCCTCGACGGCCGCTGA
- a CDS encoding thioesterase II family protein, with product MTSHGPLAESWLRRFGLATEGALRLVCFPHAGGGASSFHSFARALGPQVEVLAVQYPGRQDRRHEPPLPRLSELADRTAQALLASPGGAPYALFGHSLGALVAYETARRLDRAGATPHRLFVSARCAPTTGPGPTDQLADDAALLAEVRRLGGDALDDPEVQTLALPALRADYQALRSYTWRDGPGLRCPVTAMAGTEDPLCAPGDVTDWLRLSVVPGRSRVFPGGHFYLQDRVTEVARAVMTDLGRRTSHAAPAHATAT from the coding sequence GTGACCTCCCATGGCCCCCTGGCGGAGAGCTGGCTGCGGCGGTTCGGACTGGCGACCGAGGGGGCGCTGCGGCTCGTCTGCTTCCCGCACGCCGGCGGTGGCGCGAGCAGCTTCCACTCGTTCGCCCGTGCCCTGGGCCCGCAAGTGGAGGTACTGGCGGTGCAGTACCCGGGACGGCAGGACCGGCGGCACGAACCGCCGCTGCCGCGGCTGAGCGAGCTGGCCGACCGGACCGCCCAGGCACTGCTCGCCTCACCCGGCGGGGCACCGTACGCCCTGTTCGGCCACAGCCTCGGGGCGCTCGTCGCCTACGAGACGGCCCGGCGCCTGGACCGCGCCGGTGCCACCCCGCACCGGCTCTTCGTGTCCGCCCGCTGCGCGCCCACGACCGGGCCCGGGCCGACTGATCAACTGGCCGACGACGCCGCGCTGTTGGCCGAGGTACGCAGGCTCGGCGGCGACGCGCTCGACGACCCCGAGGTGCAGACCCTGGCGCTGCCCGCGCTGCGCGCCGACTACCAGGCCCTGCGGTCCTACACCTGGCGGGACGGGCCTGGCCTGCGCTGCCCGGTCACGGCGATGGCCGGCACCGAGGATCCCCTGTGCGCGCCCGGGGACGTGACCGACTGGCTGCGCCTTTCGGTCGTCCCCGGTCGCTCGCGGGTCTTCCCCGGGGGTCACTTCTATCTGCAGGACCGCGTCACCGAGGTGGCCCGGGCCGTCATGACGGACCTGGGACGACGTACGTCGCACGCCGCCCCTGCCCACGCGACCGCCACCTGA
- a CDS encoding cytochrome P450 family protein, translating to MPIDTSTAVPSLDSDLFHIDQYETYAALREQGPVSKVSFIGREAYLITRHAEAKAALGDLRLSNDQKKQPPEVELPTYHGIPENVRPYFANNMGSNDPPAHTRLRRLVAREFTARRVESMRTRIEELAEQLLDGLTGQDEADLVERFAYPLPITVISELLGVEERYQGDFGRWSNEFLVIDADRVEQREQAARALVGFILDLIDRRRADPGPDLLSALINVHEEDQDRLSNDELASVVLILLIAGFETSVSLIAMATYLLLTHPGELAKVRRDPAVLPNAVDEALRFLGPAEITTRGSLEDVEIGGVHIPAHSTVLISGAAANRDPRKFPDPERFDVSRDTTGHLSFGHGIHFCVGGPLARLEGEIALRALLRRFPDLALAIEPEQVSWRRSFLRGIDSLPVRLGA from the coding sequence GTGCCGATCGACACCTCGACCGCCGTCCCCAGTCTGGACAGCGACCTCTTCCACATCGACCAGTACGAGACCTACGCCGCGCTGCGTGAGCAGGGGCCGGTGAGCAAGGTCAGCTTCATCGGCCGAGAAGCGTACCTGATCACCCGTCACGCCGAGGCCAAGGCCGCCCTCGGCGACCTGCGGCTGAGCAACGACCAGAAGAAGCAGCCGCCCGAGGTGGAACTGCCGACCTACCATGGCATACCCGAGAACGTCCGGCCCTACTTCGCCAACAACATGGGCAGCAACGACCCGCCGGCCCACACCCGCCTGCGCAGGCTCGTCGCCCGGGAGTTCACGGCACGCCGCGTGGAGTCGATGCGCACCCGGATCGAGGAGCTCGCCGAGCAGCTGCTCGACGGCCTCACCGGCCAGGACGAGGCCGACCTCGTCGAGCGCTTCGCCTACCCGCTGCCGATCACCGTGATCAGTGAGCTGCTGGGCGTCGAGGAGCGCTACCAGGGCGACTTCGGCCGCTGGAGCAACGAGTTCCTGGTCATCGACGCCGACCGCGTCGAGCAGCGCGAGCAGGCGGCCCGCGCCCTGGTCGGCTTCATCCTCGACCTGATCGACCGGCGGCGTGCCGACCCCGGCCCCGACCTCCTCTCGGCGCTGATCAACGTCCACGAGGAGGACCAGGACCGGCTGAGCAACGACGAACTCGCCTCCGTGGTCCTGATCCTGCTCATCGCGGGCTTCGAGACCTCGGTCAGCCTCATCGCCATGGCCACCTACCTGCTCCTCACCCACCCCGGGGAGCTCGCCAAGGTCCGCCGGGACCCGGCCGTCCTGCCGAACGCCGTGGACGAGGCCCTGCGCTTCCTGGGTCCCGCCGAGATCACCACGCGCGGCTCGCTGGAGGACGTCGAGATCGGCGGCGTCCACATCCCGGCGCACAGCACCGTGCTCATCTCGGGCGCCGCCGCCAACCGCGACCCCCGCAAGTTCCCCGACCCCGAGCGGTTCGACGTCTCACGCGACACCACCGGGCACCTGTCCTTCGGCCACGGCATCCACTTCTGCGTGGGCGGCCCGCTGGCCCGCCTGGAGGGCGAGATCGCGCTGCGCGCCCTGCTGCGGCGCTTCCCCGACCTTGCCCTGGCCATCGAGCCGGAGCAGGTGAGCTGGCGCCGGTCCTTCCTGCGCGGCATCGACAGCCTCCCCGTGAGGCTGGGCGCGTGA
- a CDS encoding class I SAM-dependent methyltransferase, translating to MIITQCRVCGNHELLPVLDLGDQALTCVFPKSLDEKVPSVPLELVKCSPAGCGLLQLRHTPDLGLMYGEGYGYRPGIRPFMVNHLRGKAVAAAELTGLKAGDIVVDIGSNDGTLLHQYPVEGLRLVGIDPSGEKFREHYPPAELVAEFFTREAFTERYGKQRAKVVTTTGMFYDIPDPLQFMQDIHAILDDDGVWMTEQSYMPAMLDANAYDVVCHEHLEYYGFQQIEWMAQKVGFTVLKAEVTDVYGGSLYVTLAKNPGRHPRDEGSLVALREREAAAGLDTMAPYEAFARRVHQQRADLRGFLDDSRAAGLVTFGYGASTKGNVTLQYCGIGPEDLPCIGEVSEEKAGRFTPGSGIPIVSEEEARSRRPDQLLVLPWIHRAGFVEREQAYLNSGGTLVFPMPTLTTVTA from the coding sequence ATGATCATCACTCAGTGCCGTGTCTGCGGCAATCACGAACTGCTTCCGGTGCTCGACCTGGGAGATCAGGCTTTGACCTGCGTCTTTCCCAAGAGTCTCGACGAGAAGGTGCCCTCGGTACCGCTGGAGCTGGTGAAGTGCTCGCCCGCCGGCTGCGGCCTCCTGCAGCTGCGGCACACCCCGGACCTCGGCCTAATGTACGGCGAGGGCTACGGCTACCGCCCGGGCATCCGGCCCTTCATGGTGAACCACCTGCGCGGCAAGGCCGTCGCGGCCGCCGAACTGACCGGCCTCAAGGCGGGCGACATCGTCGTCGACATCGGCAGCAACGACGGCACGCTGTTGCACCAGTACCCCGTCGAGGGGCTGCGCCTGGTGGGCATCGACCCCTCGGGCGAGAAGTTCCGCGAGCACTACCCGCCCGCCGAACTGGTCGCCGAGTTCTTCACCCGCGAGGCGTTCACCGAGCGGTACGGCAAGCAGCGCGCCAAGGTCGTCACGACGACCGGCATGTTCTACGACATCCCGGACCCCCTGCAGTTCATGCAGGACATCCACGCGATCCTCGACGACGACGGCGTGTGGATGACCGAGCAGAGCTACATGCCGGCCATGCTCGACGCCAACGCGTACGACGTCGTGTGCCACGAGCACCTGGAGTACTACGGCTTCCAGCAGATCGAGTGGATGGCCCAGAAGGTGGGCTTCACCGTCCTGAAGGCCGAGGTCACCGACGTCTACGGCGGCAGCCTCTACGTCACCCTGGCCAAGAATCCCGGCCGCCACCCGCGCGACGAGGGCTCCCTGGTCGCGCTGCGCGAACGCGAGGCCGCCGCGGGCCTCGACACCATGGCACCCTACGAGGCGTTCGCCCGCAGGGTGCACCAACAGCGCGCCGATCTGCGGGGGTTCCTCGACGACTCCCGCGCGGCCGGCCTGGTCACCTTCGGGTACGGCGCGTCGACCAAGGGCAACGTGACCCTGCAGTACTGCGGCATCGGCCCCGAGGACCTGCCCTGCATCGGCGAGGTCAGCGAGGAGAAGGCCGGCCGCTTCACCCCCGGCAGCGGGATCCCGATCGTCTCCGAGGAGGAGGCCAGGTCCCGGCGCCCCGACCAGCTCCTCGTCCTGCCCTGGATCCACCGCGCCGGCTTCGTCGAGCGCGAGCAGGCGTACCTGAACAGCGGCGGCACGCTCGTCTTCCCCATGCCGACGCTCACCACCGTGACTGCCTGA
- a CDS encoding SAM-dependent methyltransferase: MTFGAQANEETVEDKVVDFYDNFTETFRDIWGDNLHVGYWLDDADDAPIEKATDQLTDQLIARLAPRPGQRILDVGCGVGQPAFRLAGAADVEVVGISISSYQIGRAGERARERGLADRVTFQHADAAELPFPDASFDGAWAFESLIHMPDKEKVLREIKRVLRPGSTLVLADMFSQPDTELTFQDIITSPEMDDYRAVIEQAGLVVKEFTDVTANTLAPQAVRESIAAALLARKDDVIQMTGPEEFERMVDGVRVPKSYGYLLATVTTD, encoded by the coding sequence ATGACTTTTGGAGCGCAGGCGAACGAGGAGACGGTCGAGGACAAGGTCGTCGACTTCTACGACAACTTCACCGAGACGTTCAGGGACATCTGGGGCGACAACCTCCACGTCGGCTACTGGCTCGACGACGCCGACGACGCCCCCATCGAGAAGGCCACCGACCAGCTCACCGACCAGCTGATCGCGCGTCTGGCCCCGCGGCCGGGCCAGCGCATCCTGGACGTGGGTTGCGGCGTCGGACAGCCGGCCTTCCGGCTCGCCGGCGCGGCCGACGTCGAGGTCGTCGGCATCTCCATCAGCTCGTACCAGATCGGCCGCGCCGGCGAGCGGGCGCGCGAGCGGGGCCTTGCCGACCGGGTGACCTTCCAGCACGCCGACGCGGCCGAACTCCCCTTCCCGGACGCGTCGTTCGACGGCGCCTGGGCCTTCGAGTCGCTGATCCACATGCCGGACAAGGAGAAGGTCCTGCGCGAGATCAAGCGCGTGCTGCGCCCGGGCTCGACCCTCGTCCTCGCCGACATGTTCAGCCAGCCCGACACGGAGCTGACGTTCCAGGACATCATCACGAGCCCGGAGATGGACGACTACCGGGCCGTCATCGAACAGGCCGGACTCGTCGTCAAGGAGTTCACCGACGTCACGGCCAACACCCTGGCCCCCCAGGCGGTCCGGGAGAGCATCGCCGCCGCCCTGCTCGCGCGCAAGGACGACGTCATCCAGATGACCGGCCCCGAGGAGTTCGAGCGGATGGTGGACGGCGTGCGGGTCCCCAAGTCCTACGGCTACCTCCTCGCCACGGTCACCACGGACTGA
- a CDS encoding aldo/keto reductase, which yields MTEAVTENEAPQPEPEPYVRLGRLATRVSRLWLGTVNFSGRVEDDDALRLMDEALDRGINCVDTADIYGWRVHKGHTEELVGRWLAQKGGRRDNVVLATKVGGEMSERVNDGGLSARHIVTACEQSLRRLGVERIDLYQMHRIDRAAPWDEVWQAMDHLVSSGKVLYVGSSNFAGWHISEAQASARRRNTLGLASEQCLYNLAARHAELEVLPAAHHHGLATLAWSPLHGGLLSGVLDKLNSGTAVKSAQGRAQTLLPALRPAIEEYEEFCRRIGHHPAEAGLSWVLSRPGITGAVIGPRTVEHIDSALRATRLRLDDDQLAELDRIFPPVGRGGPGPEAWAG from the coding sequence GTGACAGAGGCCGTGACGGAGAACGAAGCCCCGCAGCCGGAGCCGGAGCCGTACGTACGGCTCGGCCGCCTCGCCACCCGGGTGAGCCGGCTGTGGCTCGGCACCGTCAACTTCAGCGGCCGCGTCGAGGACGACGACGCCCTGAGGCTGATGGACGAGGCGCTTGACCGCGGTATCAACTGCGTGGACACCGCCGACATCTACGGCTGGCGGGTGCACAAGGGGCACACCGAGGAACTGGTCGGGCGCTGGCTCGCCCAGAAAGGCGGCCGCCGGGACAACGTCGTTCTCGCGACAAAGGTCGGCGGCGAGATGAGCGAGCGGGTCAACGACGGCGGCCTGTCCGCCCGTCACATCGTCACCGCCTGCGAACAGTCCCTGCGGCGTCTGGGCGTGGAGCGCATCGACCTCTACCAGATGCACCGCATCGACCGCGCCGCACCGTGGGACGAGGTGTGGCAGGCCATGGACCACCTGGTGAGCAGTGGAAAGGTCCTCTACGTCGGCTCCTCCAACTTCGCCGGGTGGCACATCTCCGAGGCGCAGGCGAGCGCCCGCCGCCGCAACACGCTGGGCCTGGCCTCCGAACAGTGCCTGTACAACCTGGCGGCCCGCCACGCCGAACTGGAGGTCCTGCCGGCCGCACACCACCACGGCCTGGCGACCCTCGCCTGGTCGCCGCTGCACGGCGGCCTCCTCAGCGGCGTACTGGACAAGCTGAACTCCGGCACCGCCGTCAAGTCCGCCCAGGGACGGGCCCAGACGCTCCTGCCCGCGCTGCGCCCCGCCATCGAGGAGTACGAGGAGTTCTGCCGCCGTATCGGCCACCACCCCGCGGAGGCAGGCCTCTCCTGGGTGCTGTCCCGGCCGGGCATCACCGGCGCCGTCATCGGACCGCGCACCGTCGAGCACATCGACTCGGCGCTGCGCGCAACCCGCCTGCGCCTCGACGACGACCAACTCGCGGAGCTCGACCGGATCTTCCCGCCGGTCGGCCGGGGCGGCCCGGGGCCCGAGGCCTGGGCCGGCTGA
- a CDS encoding glycoside hydrolase family 3 C-terminal domain-containing protein produces the protein MKRRIWVPSVFLTVLALLNLGAAPAAPGRMESGTDRLVAQMTLDEKLSFVHWDYSTTDPTALVYLPGVPRLGIPQVRATDGPAGATIHRPSIAMPAPVSLASSFDDGLAKQYGQVLGREGRAFGVDVIYAPMVNSIRVPQAGRNFETFSEDPLLTARTAAAEVGGIQSQGLMATVKHYASNTQENNRMGVDVKVDERTLQETEIPGFEAAVKAGAASVMCAYPKVNGEAACGNGHLLNDILREQLDFKGWVTSDWMATQSTDAITKGLDQELGIDSTVAIPPGGEVPGGKYFGDTLKKAVTDGTVPMAVLDRAVSRIVGQMERFGLLDENPAPRPERDVAGGTKVAEKVAESGAVLLRNEDRTLPLDPATTDDVAVIGPSAKDPKVTGLGSSYIVPDVATPPLDTITKKLGADAHVSYAEGETLEGEPIPASALEPDFTSGKVLDPAESGVIYDGKLTVAKDGLYRIAARVTGGNGAIQIDDGAPISVGEVFGKLTSVPLKLTAGTHTIKISGGAVVGKPMTLDLRWVTPAKAQDAIDQAVATARKASTAVVFAYDDGAEGSDRTSLSLPGRQDQLIEAVTAVNPRTIVVLNTGSSITMPWLDKTRAVLDMWYPGQAGAEATADLLFGDAEPGGRLSQTFPASEKATPVGGDPERYPGVDGVVRQSEGIYTGYRWYDHEGVEPLFPFGHGLSYTSFAYEKQAVKRTADGLDVEVTVRNTGKRAGSDVVQVYLGPSPKLSLDQADKALAGYQKVELKAGESRRVRIHVAERAVQYWDTSADGWKLAGGQRRVLIGSSSDDLPLSASVRADRPAEGKRP, from the coding sequence ATGAAAAGACGAATATGGGTGCCCTCCGTATTTCTGACGGTTCTGGCGCTGCTGAACCTGGGGGCCGCGCCGGCGGCTCCCGGCCGTATGGAAAGCGGTACCGACCGACTCGTCGCGCAGATGACGCTGGACGAGAAACTCTCGTTCGTGCACTGGGACTACTCCACCACGGACCCGACGGCCCTGGTCTATCTGCCGGGCGTACCCCGCCTTGGCATTCCGCAGGTGCGTGCCACCGACGGGCCCGCGGGGGCAACGATCCACCGGCCGTCGATCGCGATGCCCGCCCCCGTCAGCCTCGCCTCGTCCTTCGACGACGGGCTCGCCAAGCAGTACGGACAGGTCCTGGGCCGCGAGGGCCGGGCCTTCGGCGTTGACGTGATCTACGCCCCGATGGTGAACAGCATCCGGGTGCCGCAGGCAGGGCGGAACTTCGAGACGTTCAGCGAGGACCCGCTCCTCACCGCACGCACGGCGGCCGCCGAGGTCGGGGGCATCCAGAGCCAGGGCCTGATGGCGACGGTCAAGCACTACGCCTCCAACACCCAGGAGAACAACCGCATGGGTGTCGACGTCAAGGTGGACGAACGCACCCTGCAGGAGACGGAGATCCCCGGCTTCGAGGCCGCGGTCAAGGCCGGTGCCGCCTCGGTGATGTGCGCCTACCCCAAGGTCAACGGCGAAGCGGCCTGCGGCAACGGGCACTTGCTCAACGACATCCTCCGCGAGCAGCTGGACTTCAAGGGCTGGGTCACCTCCGACTGGATGGCCACGCAGAGCACGGACGCCATCACCAAGGGGCTCGACCAGGAGCTGGGCATCGACTCGACCGTCGCCATCCCGCCCGGCGGCGAGGTCCCCGGCGGCAAGTACTTCGGTGACACGCTCAAGAAGGCCGTCACGGACGGCACCGTCCCCATGGCGGTCCTCGACCGCGCGGTGAGCCGGATCGTCGGACAGATGGAGCGCTTCGGCCTCCTCGACGAGAACCCGGCGCCGCGGCCCGAGCGCGATGTCGCGGGCGGCACCAAGGTGGCCGAGAAGGTCGCAGAGTCTGGCGCGGTGCTGCTGCGCAACGAGGACCGGACGCTGCCCCTCGACCCGGCCACGACGGACGACGTCGCGGTGATCGGCCCGTCGGCCAAGGACCCCAAGGTGACGGGCCTCGGCAGCTCCTACATCGTCCCCGACGTGGCCACCCCGCCGCTGGACACCATCACCAAGAAGCTCGGCGCCGACGCGCACGTCTCCTACGCCGAGGGCGAGACCCTGGAGGGCGAGCCGATCCCGGCCTCCGCCCTGGAGCCCGACTTCACCTCGGGCAAGGTCCTGGATCCCGCCGAAAGCGGCGTCATCTACGACGGCAAGCTGACGGTGGCGAAGGACGGGCTCTACCGCATCGCGGCCCGCGTCACCGGCGGCAACGGCGCCATCCAGATCGACGACGGCGCACCGATCAGCGTCGGCGAGGTGTTCGGCAAGCTCACCAGCGTCCCGCTGAAGCTGACCGCCGGCACGCACACCATCAAGATCAGCGGCGGCGCGGTCGTCGGCAAGCCGATGACCCTTGACCTGCGCTGGGTGACCCCGGCCAAGGCCCAGGACGCGATCGACCAGGCCGTCGCCACCGCGCGCAAGGCCTCCACCGCGGTGGTCTTCGCCTACGACGACGGCGCCGAGGGCAGCGACCGCACCTCCCTTTCCCTGCCCGGCCGTCAGGACCAGCTGATCGAGGCCGTCACGGCCGTCAACCCCCGCACGATCGTCGTGCTGAACACCGGGTCGTCCATCACCATGCCCTGGCTCGACAAGACCCGGGCGGTCCTCGACATGTGGTACCCCGGACAGGCCGGGGCGGAGGCAACCGCCGACCTGCTGTTCGGCGACGCCGAACCGGGTGGCCGGCTCAGCCAGACCTTCCCCGCCTCCGAGAAGGCGACCCCGGTCGGCGGCGACCCCGAGCGCTACCCCGGAGTCGACGGCGTCGTGCGGCAGTCCGAAGGCATCTACACCGGGTACCGGTGGTACGACCACGAGGGCGTCGAGCCGCTCTTCCCGTTCGGCCACGGCCTGTCCTACACGTCGTTCGCCTACGAGAAGCAGGCGGTGAAGCGCACGGCCGACGGCCTCGACGTCGAGGTGACGGTGCGCAACACCGGCAAGAGGGCGGGCAGCGACGTGGTCCAGGTCTACCTCGGCCCCAGCCCGAAGCTCTCACTCGACCAGGCGGACAAGGCGTTGGCCGGTTACCAGAAGGTGGAGCTGAAGGCCGGGGAGTCCCGCCGCGTGCGCATCCACGTCGCCGAACGCGCCGTCCAGTACTGGGACACGTCGGCCGACGGCTGGAAGCTCGCCGGTGGCCAGCGCCGCGTCCTCATCGGCTCCTCCTCGGACGACCTCCCGCTCAGCGCGAGCGTCCGGGCCGACCGGCCCGCCGAGGGGAAGCGGCCGTGA
- a CDS encoding activator-dependent family glycosyltransferase: MRIVFSAMTSKTHFYPLVPLAWACRAAGHEVRVVGSPGLTEITTAAGLTAVPVGQDVDLVGHMSAVGEDMIKYVRSLDFADGTLANAGWDHLLGMQTALTPNLFALMTPDSLIDGMVDFCRTWQPDLLIWEPLTFAAPIAAKVTGAAHARLLWGPDITTKSRRAFLDLLGRQEPEHREDPFAEWIEWTLDRHGVRPEPGFDEEMAVGQWTIDPVPPSMRLDLGLPTVGMRYVDYNGPAVVPDWLQKPPSRRRVCLTLGVGGRDSGVEAIATDEMLEAVADIDAEFVATLDAHQLESVARVPDNVRTVDFVPMHALLPTCDAIAHHGGPGTWHTAAVHGVPQVLLPHGWDTDERGRMAAEAGMAVSLPVGELTVDRFRESVIRVLEDPAFREGAAKVRDEILSEPAPTEVVRVLERMTAARRA, translated from the coding sequence ATGAGAATCGTCTTCTCCGCTATGACGAGCAAGACCCACTTCTACCCGCTCGTTCCGCTCGCCTGGGCCTGTCGCGCCGCCGGACACGAGGTACGGGTCGTCGGATCACCGGGGCTGACCGAGATCACCACCGCCGCCGGGCTGACAGCGGTGCCCGTGGGCCAGGACGTGGACCTCGTCGGGCACATGAGCGCGGTCGGCGAAGACATGATCAAGTACGTGCGGTCCCTGGACTTCGCCGACGGCACTCTGGCGAACGCGGGCTGGGACCACCTGCTGGGCATGCAGACCGCCCTGACGCCCAACCTCTTCGCGCTGATGACCCCCGACTCACTGATCGACGGGATGGTCGACTTCTGCCGCACCTGGCAGCCGGACCTGCTGATATGGGAACCGCTGACCTTTGCCGCCCCGATCGCGGCCAAGGTGACCGGCGCGGCCCACGCCCGGCTGCTGTGGGGCCCGGACATCACCACGAAATCCCGCCGCGCCTTTCTGGACCTGCTCGGCCGGCAGGAGCCCGAGCACCGCGAGGACCCCTTCGCGGAGTGGATCGAATGGACCCTGGACCGCCACGGGGTGCGGCCCGAGCCGGGTTTCGACGAGGAGATGGCCGTCGGCCAGTGGACCATCGACCCCGTCCCGCCCAGCATGCGCCTCGACCTGGGCCTGCCGACCGTGGGCATGCGCTACGTCGACTACAACGGCCCCGCCGTCGTACCGGACTGGCTGCAGAAGCCGCCGTCCAGGCGCCGGGTGTGCCTCACGCTCGGCGTCGGGGGCCGCGACAGCGGGGTGGAGGCCATCGCCACCGACGAGATGCTGGAGGCCGTCGCCGACATCGACGCCGAGTTCGTCGCCACGCTCGACGCCCACCAGCTGGAATCGGTCGCGCGCGTCCCGGACAACGTCCGCACCGTCGACTTCGTGCCGATGCACGCCCTGCTGCCCACCTGCGACGCGATCGCCCACCACGGCGGTCCCGGCACCTGGCACACCGCGGCGGTGCACGGCGTGCCCCAGGTGCTGCTGCCCCATGGATGGGACACGGACGAACGGGGCCGGATGGCCGCCGAAGCGGGCATGGCAGTGTCGTTGCCTGTCGGGGAACTGACGGTCGACCGATTCAGGGAAAGCGTCATCCGCGTCCTGGAGGACCCCGCATTCCGTGAGGGCGCCGCGAAAGTACGGGACGAGATCCTGTCCGAGCCCGCGCCGACGGAAGTCGTCCGTGTGCTGGAGAGGATGACCGCGGCGCGCAGGGCGTAA